TCGTCATTCACGCCGGTGAGCGTGTCGGAGCCAACGTCAAAGGCCTCGTCCCATTGCAGGATCATGGGCAAGGTGTGTTCCATCTGTTTCGTGGCCACTTCCTTGCCGTCGACCTTGAGCGTGCCAGCGCCCGGCTGGGCGAGTCCGCTAAAGCTATTGTAAGCGAGCGTGCCCACGCCTTTGCCGGCGTACTTAAAATCGAACTCGATCGTGTGCTTGCCGGGCGAAAGCGCCTCGGGCCCTTC
The nucleotide sequence above comes from Planctomycetia bacterium. Encoded proteins:
- a CDS encoding arylsulfatase; translation: EGPEALSPGKHTIEFDFKYAGKGVGTLAYNSFSGLAQPGAGTLKVDGKEVATKQMEHTLPMILQWDEAFDVGSDTLTGVNDEDYQPPFPLTATLNKLTIKVDRPTLSPEDVKLLEAEGQRSNKASE